In a single window of the Hoyosella subflava DQS3-9A1 genome:
- a CDS encoding M13 family metallopeptidase: MSSTAKSGIDLAHRDVETRPQDDLFEHVNGKWLAEHEIPADRALDGAFRKIFDEAEENVRTIIEEAAASHADAGSDAQLIGDLYASFMESDRVNALGLTPLQDELTAVAAAADLDELGRLMGELQRAGTGGAISYYIYTDAKKSDRYLVHLSQSGIGLPDESYYRDERHADVRDKYVAHIERMFALCDTDRNAADVFELERQLASGHWDVVKRRDAELSYNLLTLDELRELAPSFPWQAWIAGLHATDTQFAEVVVRQPEFLRTLGELWPAVPLETWKSWMMWRVINTRAPYLTDEIVETNFDFHGRTLSGAEVLRDRWKRGVSLVEHLLGEAVGKLYVDRHFPPAAKSRMEQLVDNLIEAYRQSISTLEWMSPETRKAALGKLEKFTPKIGYPEEWKDYSSIVIERADLYGNVRRGSAAEHDREFAKLGGPVDRGEWFMTPQTVNAYYNPGMNEIVFPAAILQPPFFDPDADDAANYGGIGAVIGHEIGHGFDDQGSKYDGDGNLVNWWTDQDREEFGKRTAKLIAQYSEFEPKALPGKKVNGDFTIGENIGDLGGLAIALRAYKIATNGSDAPTLDGLSGLQRVFFGWAQVWRAKVRNEEAERRLATDPHSPPEFRCNGVLRNIDDFYDAFDVTEADGLFLEESERVKIW; encoded by the coding sequence GTGAGTAGCACAGCTAAATCCGGTATCGATCTGGCCCACCGCGATGTCGAAACACGGCCACAAGATGACCTCTTCGAGCACGTCAACGGGAAATGGCTTGCAGAACACGAGATCCCGGCCGACCGGGCGCTCGATGGCGCCTTCCGCAAGATCTTCGACGAAGCAGAAGAGAACGTACGCACCATCATCGAGGAAGCGGCGGCGTCCCATGCCGATGCTGGTTCAGATGCGCAGCTGATCGGCGACCTTTACGCCAGCTTCATGGAATCCGACCGCGTCAACGCGCTCGGCCTCACACCATTGCAGGACGAACTCACTGCTGTCGCGGCAGCCGCTGACCTCGATGAGCTCGGCCGGCTCATGGGAGAGTTGCAGCGCGCAGGCACCGGCGGGGCCATCAGCTACTACATCTACACCGACGCGAAGAAAAGCGATCGTTACCTCGTGCATCTGTCGCAGTCCGGCATTGGCTTGCCGGACGAATCGTATTACCGGGACGAGCGGCATGCCGATGTGCGGGACAAGTACGTCGCGCATATCGAGCGCATGTTCGCACTGTGTGACACGGACCGGAACGCGGCCGACGTGTTTGAACTCGAGCGACAGCTCGCCAGTGGTCACTGGGACGTGGTGAAACGCCGCGACGCTGAGCTGAGCTATAACCTGCTCACCCTGGACGAGCTGCGTGAACTCGCGCCCTCGTTTCCCTGGCAGGCCTGGATCGCCGGGCTGCATGCCACCGACACGCAGTTCGCCGAAGTCGTGGTGCGGCAGCCAGAGTTCCTTCGAACTCTCGGGGAACTCTGGCCTGCTGTGCCACTCGAGACCTGGAAGTCGTGGATGATGTGGCGGGTCATCAACACTCGGGCCCCGTACCTGACTGACGAGATCGTCGAAACCAACTTTGACTTCCATGGGCGCACGCTGAGCGGCGCGGAGGTTCTCCGGGATCGATGGAAGCGCGGGGTTTCCCTGGTTGAGCACCTGCTCGGCGAGGCAGTGGGCAAGCTGTACGTCGACCGGCATTTCCCGCCGGCCGCGAAGTCGCGGATGGAACAGCTCGTCGACAACCTCATCGAGGCCTACCGGCAGAGCATTTCCACTCTCGAATGGATGAGCCCCGAGACCCGGAAAGCCGCGTTGGGCAAGCTCGAGAAGTTCACTCCGAAGATCGGCTATCCAGAGGAGTGGAAAGACTACTCCAGCATTGTGATCGAGCGTGCCGATCTTTATGGGAACGTGCGTCGCGGCAGCGCCGCCGAGCACGACCGGGAATTCGCAAAGCTAGGCGGGCCCGTTGATCGTGGTGAGTGGTTCATGACGCCACAGACGGTGAACGCGTACTACAACCCTGGGATGAACGAAATCGTCTTTCCCGCAGCGATCCTTCAGCCGCCCTTCTTCGACCCGGATGCTGACGACGCTGCGAATTACGGTGGAATCGGCGCGGTGATCGGCCACGAGATCGGGCACGGCTTCGACGACCAGGGCTCGAAGTACGACGGTGACGGCAACTTGGTCAACTGGTGGACCGACCAGGATCGCGAGGAATTTGGAAAGCGGACCGCGAAGCTCATCGCGCAGTACAGCGAATTCGAACCCAAGGCGCTGCCCGGCAAAAAGGTCAACGGCGACTTCACGATCGGCGAAAACATCGGTGACCTCGGCGGGCTGGCAATCGCACTCAGAGCGTACAAGATCGCAACCAATGGGTCCGATGCCCCGACCCTGGATGGTCTCAGCGGACTGCAGCGCGTGTTCTTCGGCTGGGCGCAGGTCTGGCGCGCAAAGGTACGTAACGAGGAAGCTGAGCGCCGACTCGCAACTGACCCCCATTCGCCACCGGAATTCCGGTGCAACGGCGTCTTGCGAAACATCGACGACTTTTACGACGCATTCGACGTCACGGAAGCGGATGGGCTGTTCCTGGAGGAATCCGAGAGGGTAAAGATCTGGTAG
- a CDS encoding SPFH domain-containing protein, translating to MDTIATSFGIVFAAILLTALAVLFMVTRLYKKVHQGSALIVSKLKKVDVTFTGTVVLPILHKAETMDISVKTIDIERTGHDGLICRDNIRADIRITFFVRVNKTVEDVIKVAQAIGTERASDQTTLQVLFNAKFSEALKTVGKHLDFEDLYTKRDEFRDQIIRVIGTDLNGYSLEDAAIDYLEQTPMSQLDAKNILDAQGIRKITELTAIENVRTNDYRRNEEKEITRQNVEAREAILELERQQADAEAKQRREVDTAQARETAETQRVQAEERLKSESARLRTEEQIGVQAQNQQREIAVAEKNRERVIAVETERIEKDRLLEVINRERETELQRIAKDREVETERRSVSEATRERIAVDKTVAEQEESINRLRAVEAAERDRQAVVIRAEGEAQENLVKDIKAAEAAETAAKHKAKERLTLAEAAQQAAELDARAKIRLAEGQQAEVAASGLADVQVRERNAEAIEKVGRAEAQVEREKALAGADAIREKLKAESEGLTEKADAMAKLDDATRHHEEYRLRLEMEKDIRLAGIDVHRQVAEHQAAVLSAGLKEADINIVGGESVFFDRLIGSIALGKGVDGFVNNSEVAQTLGQGWFDGSQSFSEDISRALAAAGTEDVKNLTVSALLLKLINEGSPQSDKLRQLLGNARKLGLADTPVTQVNP from the coding sequence GTGGATACGATCGCCACCAGCTTTGGGATAGTCTTTGCCGCTATCCTGCTGACCGCTCTGGCGGTCCTGTTCATGGTTACGAGGCTGTACAAAAAGGTTCATCAGGGCAGCGCTCTGATCGTCTCGAAACTGAAGAAGGTGGACGTCACCTTCACCGGTACGGTTGTGCTGCCGATATTGCACAAAGCCGAGACGATGGACATCTCGGTGAAGACCATCGACATCGAACGAACCGGTCACGACGGATTGATTTGCCGCGACAACATCCGCGCAGACATCCGCATCACGTTCTTCGTGCGTGTCAACAAGACAGTTGAGGACGTCATCAAGGTCGCGCAAGCGATCGGCACTGAGCGGGCAAGCGATCAGACGACGCTGCAAGTGTTGTTCAACGCGAAATTTTCCGAGGCACTCAAGACTGTCGGTAAGCACCTCGATTTCGAGGACCTTTACACCAAGCGCGATGAATTCCGTGATCAGATCATCCGCGTCATCGGCACTGATCTCAACGGGTACAGCCTCGAGGACGCAGCGATCGACTACCTCGAGCAGACACCCATGTCACAGCTTGATGCGAAGAACATCCTCGACGCGCAGGGTATCCGCAAGATCACCGAGCTGACGGCAATAGAGAACGTCCGCACCAACGACTACCGGCGCAACGAAGAGAAGGAAATTACCCGGCAGAACGTCGAGGCGCGTGAGGCGATCCTCGAACTCGAGCGGCAACAGGCTGACGCGGAAGCCAAACAGCGCCGCGAGGTAGATACCGCACAGGCACGCGAGACCGCGGAAACACAGCGCGTGCAGGCTGAAGAGCGCCTTAAGTCGGAGAGTGCACGGTTGCGCACTGAAGAGCAGATTGGTGTGCAGGCCCAGAACCAGCAGCGCGAAATCGCCGTCGCAGAGAAGAACCGTGAACGCGTGATCGCGGTCGAAACGGAGCGGATCGAGAAGGATCGCCTGCTCGAGGTCATCAACCGCGAGCGTGAGACCGAACTGCAGCGGATCGCGAAGGATCGCGAAGTGGAGACCGAGCGCCGCTCGGTGTCGGAAGCAACCCGCGAGCGCATTGCGGTCGATAAGACCGTCGCTGAGCAGGAAGAGAGCATCAATCGCTTGCGCGCGGTCGAGGCCGCCGAGCGGGACCGCCAAGCTGTGGTGATTCGGGCCGAGGGTGAGGCACAGGAGAACCTCGTCAAAGACATCAAGGCCGCCGAGGCCGCTGAGACGGCAGCTAAGCACAAGGCCAAAGAACGGCTCACACTCGCCGAAGCGGCACAGCAGGCCGCGGAACTCGATGCGCGTGCGAAGATCCGGCTCGCGGAGGGGCAGCAGGCCGAGGTAGCCGCATCGGGGCTCGCTGACGTGCAGGTCCGGGAGCGTAACGCCGAAGCGATCGAAAAGGTTGGCCGCGCCGAGGCGCAGGTCGAGCGTGAGAAAGCGCTTGCCGGCGCGGACGCCATCCGAGAGAAGCTGAAAGCGGAGTCTGAGGGACTTACCGAGAAGGCCGACGCGATGGCGAAGCTCGACGACGCTACCCGGCATCACGAAGAGTACCGGCTGCGCCTCGAGATGGAGAAGGACATTCGCCTCGCGGGCATCGACGTTCACCGACAGGTCGCCGAGCATCAGGCAGCCGTTCTCTCTGCCGGGCTCAAGGAAGCGGACATCAATATCGTCGGTGGCGAAAGTGTGTTCTTCGACCGGCTCATCGGTTCGATCGCGCTCGGCAAGGGAGTTGACGGTTTCGTGAACAACTCCGAGGTTGCGCAAACACTCGGTCAGGGCTGGTTCGACGGCTCCCAGAGCTTCTCCGAAGACATTTCGCGTGCGCTGGCAGCCGCGGGCACGGAGGACGTCAAGAATCTCACCGTCTCGGCTCTGCTGCTGAAGTTGATCAACGAGGGCAGCCCGCAGTCTGACAAGCTGCGTCAACTGCTCGGCAATGCGCGCAAGCTCGGTCTTGCCGACACCCCGGTGACGCAAGTCAACCCATGA
- a CDS encoding L,D-transpeptidase: MKLVRRIAALGLGVALAVGISGGTAGVAHANPGGNGFADWWTELGLPGPAPDVALPPGLLPPPAPQTPGAPPVPGPVAPAPFTSAGINPAAGELVGVAQPVIINFPAPISDRAAAERAISVTSAPPVSGRFIWFSNSQVRWRPHEFWPAHAQVTVVAGPSRSNFRTGDATISVADDVTKTITVTRNGQIVRTMPVSFGKDRTPTPNGTYIIGERHRHMVMDSSTYGVPVDSPDGYRIDVEYATRMSNSGIFVHAAPWSLQHQGVRNVSAGCLNVSTDDARWFYENTRKGDPVIVRNTIGGRLNGWDGLGDWML, from the coding sequence GTGAAACTGGTGCGCAGAATTGCGGCCCTTGGGCTGGGCGTGGCGTTAGCGGTCGGAATATCTGGGGGAACGGCCGGGGTTGCGCACGCGAACCCGGGCGGAAATGGGTTCGCCGACTGGTGGACCGAACTCGGACTCCCAGGACCTGCCCCAGATGTGGCGCTACCGCCAGGACTTCTGCCACCGCCTGCACCGCAGACTCCAGGCGCGCCGCCCGTTCCCGGACCGGTCGCTCCCGCGCCGTTCACATCGGCGGGGATCAATCCAGCCGCTGGCGAATTGGTGGGTGTTGCGCAGCCGGTCATCATCAACTTTCCTGCGCCGATCAGTGACCGGGCCGCAGCGGAGCGGGCGATCAGCGTGACGTCGGCCCCGCCCGTCAGCGGCCGTTTCATTTGGTTCTCCAACTCTCAAGTCAGGTGGCGTCCGCACGAATTCTGGCCGGCACACGCTCAGGTAACCGTGGTCGCGGGACCGTCGCGCTCGAATTTCAGAACAGGTGACGCCACGATCAGCGTTGCCGACGACGTCACGAAAACCATTACTGTTACGCGGAATGGTCAGATCGTCAGGACCATGCCGGTCTCCTTTGGGAAGGACCGTACCCCCACCCCGAATGGCACCTACATCATCGGTGAGCGGCATCGCCACATGGTGATGGACTCGTCCACGTACGGTGTGCCAGTTGATTCGCCGGACGGGTACCGCATCGATGTCGAGTACGCCACCCGAATGTCGAATAGCGGCATCTTCGTGCACGCCGCGCCGTGGTCACTACAGCACCAGGGGGTTCGCAACGTCAGCGCTGGCTGCCTGAATGTGTCGACAGATGATGCCCGCTGGTTCTACGAGAACACGCGTAAAGGTGACCCGGTGATTGTCCGCAACACCATCGGGGGACGACTGAACGGCTGGGACGGCCTCGGAGACTGGATGCTCTAG